From Paenibacillus graminis, a single genomic window includes:
- the trpB gene encoding tryptophan synthase subunit beta, with protein sequence MIQVPDKNGRFGSFGGRFVPETLMNALIELEEAYNRFSADPAFQKEVDYLLKQYSGRETPLYYAERLSKHLGEAKIYLKREDLNHTGAHKINNAIGQGILAKMMGKTKVIAETGAGQHGVATATVAALLGMECKVFMGEEDTRRQALNVFRMKLLGAEVIPVTSGSRTLKDAGNEALRYWVSNVEDTFYVLGSAVGPHPYPMMVRNFQRIIGDETRRQILEAEGRLPDLLVAAVGGGSNAIGMFYPFMEDEQVGMIGVEAAGKGVETPFHAATMSKGTRGVFQGSLSYLLQDEHGQVQEAHSISAGLDYPGVGPEHSYLKDVHRAQYVPVTDDEALEALKLLCVTEGIIPALESAHAIAHVVKLGPALTKDDIVVICLSGRGDKDVESIMAYTEGAGK encoded by the coding sequence ATGATACAAGTACCGGACAAGAATGGACGTTTTGGTTCTTTTGGAGGCCGCTTCGTTCCTGAAACGTTGATGAATGCGCTGATTGAGCTGGAGGAAGCCTACAACAGATTTTCCGCCGATCCTGCTTTTCAGAAGGAAGTGGATTATCTGCTCAAGCAATATTCCGGACGCGAGACTCCGCTCTATTATGCGGAACGTCTCAGCAAACATCTGGGAGAAGCTAAAATATACTTGAAACGTGAGGATCTCAACCATACAGGTGCTCACAAAATCAATAATGCGATCGGCCAGGGCATTCTCGCCAAAATGATGGGCAAAACCAAAGTCATCGCCGAAACCGGCGCAGGCCAGCATGGTGTGGCTACAGCTACAGTAGCAGCCCTGCTCGGGATGGAGTGCAAGGTGTTCATGGGCGAGGAGGATACACGCCGCCAGGCGCTCAACGTATTCCGCATGAAGCTGCTGGGGGCTGAAGTCATTCCGGTGACTTCCGGTTCACGGACATTGAAGGACGCTGGAAATGAGGCCCTCAGATACTGGGTCAGCAACGTGGAAGACACCTTCTACGTGCTGGGTTCTGCTGTGGGCCCGCATCCGTACCCGATGATGGTCCGCAATTTCCAGCGGATTATCGGGGATGAGACGCGGCGCCAGATTCTGGAAGCCGAAGGCAGGCTGCCGGATCTGCTGGTCGCCGCAGTGGGCGGCGGCAGCAATGCGATCGGCATGTTCTATCCGTTCATGGAGGATGAGCAGGTCGGGATGATCGGGGTGGAGGCTGCCGGCAAAGGCGTCGAGACTCCGTTCCATGCGGCAACGATGAGCAAAGGGACCCGGGGAGTGTTTCAGGGTTCTCTGAGCTATCTGCTGCAGGATGAGCATGGACAAGTACAGGAGGCGCATTCGATTTCTGCCGGTCTGGACTATCCCGGAGTAGGCCCTGAACATTCCTACCTCAAAGACGTCCACCGAGCGCAGTATGTGCCGGTTACGGATGATGAAGCCCTGGAAGCCCTGAAGCTGCTCTGCGTAACCGAAGGGATTATTCCGGCGCTTGAATCCGCCCATGCCATCGCGCATGTTGTAAAGCTTGGACCGGCATTGACCAAAGATGATATCGTGGTGATCTGTTTGTCGGGACGCGGGGACAAGGATGTTGAGTCCATAATGGCCTACACGGAAGGGGCGGGTAAGTGA
- the trpC gene encoding indole-3-glycerol phosphate synthase TrpC, protein MYLERIVATKINEVKALSQTFSLSGAERQIAALPPTRGFRTALTKSRNRSMGLIAEVKKASPSKGLIRADFDPVSIAKGYEAGGADCLSVLTDKDYFQGSGAYLQQVREAVKLPLLRKDFIIDERQIYESRLLGADAVLLIAAILTPEQLISFTGAAASLGLDILIEIHDRSELETVLATGKLEHPGVLLGINNRNLRTFETALSTTAELAALLPGTVPVISESGIAGPGDIDYLKTTGASGVLVGEYLMRQPDVEQAVHGLLGALPEGKERAAHG, encoded by the coding sequence ATGTATCTTGAGCGGATTGTTGCCACCAAAATTAATGAGGTTAAAGCATTAAGCCAGACATTTTCTCTGTCCGGGGCAGAACGTCAGATTGCAGCACTGCCTCCCACAAGAGGTTTTCGAACAGCGCTAACGAAGTCGCGGAACAGATCCATGGGGCTGATTGCCGAAGTAAAGAAGGCTTCCCCCTCCAAAGGCTTAATCCGGGCGGATTTCGATCCGGTGTCGATCGCCAAGGGGTATGAAGCGGGCGGAGCGGATTGCTTATCCGTCCTTACGGATAAAGACTATTTTCAGGGCAGCGGGGCTTATCTGCAGCAGGTTAGGGAGGCAGTTAAGCTTCCGCTGCTGCGCAAGGATTTCATTATTGATGAACGGCAGATCTACGAATCCCGTCTGCTGGGTGCCGACGCGGTGCTGCTGATTGCAGCCATTCTGACGCCAGAGCAGCTGATTTCGTTCACCGGTGCAGCTGCCTCGCTGGGACTCGATATCCTGATTGAGATTCATGACCGGAGCGAGCTGGAGACCGTTCTGGCTACCGGGAAATTGGAGCACCCGGGGGTGCTGCTGGGGATTAACAACCGCAATCTGCGCACGTTCGAAACGGCACTGTCTACGACAGCTGAGCTTGCAGCGCTGCTTCCCGGCACCGTTCCCGTGATCAGCGAGAGCGGAATAGCCGGACCCGGGGATATTGATTATCTAAAAACTACCGGAGCCAGCGGAGTGCTGGTTGGAGAATATCTGATGCGCCAGCCGGATGTGGAACAGGCAGTGCACGGGCTGCTTGGTGCGCTGCCGGAAGGGAAGGAACGTGCCGCCCATGGCTGA
- a CDS encoding phosphoribosylanthranilate isomerase, which produces MAETLVKICGLQDVEVLKSMKRLPVDVIGFVFAESRRRVSPEQAAELIAELAEWENGKPPLAAGVFVNPTLAELAALLSTVPLKVIQLHGQESADLCRAVKAAFPQVQLWKALSVATSNAESAADDPYSLHHYAGAVDALLLDTYDPAGSGGSGRTFDWEKIPAYRQAASAYGLPLFIAGGLHPENVRELLDGYAPYGVDVSSGVESNGVKDIVKMTAFVERVKQS; this is translated from the coding sequence ATGGCTGAGACGCTGGTAAAAATCTGTGGACTTCAGGACGTTGAAGTGCTAAAATCTATGAAGCGATTACCTGTGGATGTTATCGGGTTTGTGTTTGCAGAGAGCCGCCGCAGGGTGAGCCCCGAACAAGCAGCAGAGCTTATTGCCGAGCTTGCGGAATGGGAGAACGGGAAACCTCCGCTCGCCGCCGGAGTGTTTGTAAATCCTACACTTGCTGAGCTTGCAGCGCTGCTCTCCACCGTACCGCTGAAGGTCATCCAGCTGCATGGCCAGGAGAGTGCAGATTTGTGCCGGGCCGTCAAGGCGGCTTTTCCGCAGGTGCAGCTATGGAAGGCTCTTTCTGTAGCCACAAGCAATGCAGAGTCAGCTGCGGATGATCCTTATTCCTTGCATCACTATGCCGGAGCCGTAGATGCCCTGCTGCTGGATACCTATGACCCGGCGGGCAGCGGCGGCTCCGGGCGGACCTTTGATTGGGAGAAGATTCCTGCCTATAGACAAGCGGCTTCTGCTTATGGCTTGCCTTTATTTATAGCCGGTGGACTGCACCCGGAGAATGTGCGTGAACTGCTGGATGGCTATGCTCCGTATGGTGTAGATGTATCAAGCGGAGTAGAGAGCAATGGAGTTAAGGATATCGTCAAAATGACAGCTTTTGTGGAAAGGGTGAAGCAATCATGA
- the trpA gene encoding tryptophan synthase subunit alpha: MTTVTTNRMDLAFRRLKEEGRTALIPFLTVGDPDLETTLEIIAELEAAGADILELGVPYSDPLADGPVIQRASSRALQGNIHLRTCMETALKARQAGSKLPFILFTYYNPVMQMGLDSFFSLLDAHEISGLIIPDLPVEESEDMRQRSRAAGVNLIPLVAPTSSERIERIVAGASGFVYCVSSLGVTGERSSFHSGVDEFIASVRQATDLPVAVGFGISTGEQVARFARICDGVVVGSAIVRKVEDVIPLLNNAATRSEGLLQIREFVAQLRP; encoded by the coding sequence ATGACAACCGTAACGACAAACCGGATGGATTTGGCCTTCCGCAGGCTGAAGGAGGAGGGCCGGACAGCGCTGATTCCGTTCCTGACTGTTGGCGATCCTGATCTGGAGACTACGCTTGAGATTATCGCCGAGCTGGAAGCGGCAGGGGCGGATATTCTGGAGCTGGGCGTGCCTTATTCCGATCCGCTTGCGGACGGTCCGGTGATCCAGCGGGCCTCTTCCAGAGCACTGCAGGGCAATATCCATTTGCGCACCTGCATGGAAACAGCGCTGAAGGCCCGGCAGGCGGGCAGCAAGCTGCCTTTCATTCTGTTCACCTATTATAATCCGGTCATGCAGATGGGACTCGACAGCTTTTTCTCCCTGCTGGATGCCCATGAGATCAGCGGGCTGATTATTCCTGATCTTCCAGTGGAGGAGTCAGAGGACATGCGTCAGCGCAGCCGCGCCGCCGGCGTGAATCTTATTCCGCTTGTAGCGCCTACGTCCAGCGAACGGATTGAACGGATTGTCGCCGGGGCCAGCGGTTTCGTGTACTGCGTTTCTTCGCTTGGAGTTACAGGAGAACGCTCTTCCTTTCATTCCGGAGTGGATGAGTTCATTGCTTCTGTCCGCCAGGCCACGGACCTTCCTGTGGCGGTGGGCTTCGGCATCTCAACCGGTGAGCAGGTAGCCCGGTTTGCCCGCATCTGCGACGGTGTAGTGGTAGGCAGCGCAATCGTCCGCAAGGTCGAGGATGTTATTCCACTGCTCAACAATGCAGCTACACGAAGTGAAGGCTTGTTGCAAATTCGTGAATTTGTGGCACAATTAAGACCATAA